The proteins below come from a single Elusimicrobiaceae bacterium genomic window:
- a CDS encoding alcohol dehydrogenase catalytic domain-containing protein, whose product MKALCKTQPAKGAQYIDVDIPKIAKDELLVKIYKTSICGSDIPVYNYTGWAPQRIPIPFIFGHELCGTVVEVGEAAHGFKKGDFISIESHVWCGYCDQCRSNHRDVCANNKTIGLDRPGGFAEYAAIPARCGWKHKDDSLKDIASIMEPLGNAVYATLANDVAGKVVLITGLGAQGLFSANVAKACGAAKVIGTETSAFRKKLAEQMGVDVVIDPSESNALEKILKASGENRGVDIVIEMSGHPAGIDLALHAIKPAGHFVAFGLPGAPITIDYSNLIVFKGVQIQGLTGRQIYDSWTTMDALLRSGKIDPRPVITHEFEMKDFEKAFAAMMDPERKCGKVIMIP is encoded by the coding sequence ATGAAAGCTCTTTGCAAAACTCAACCTGCCAAAGGTGCGCAGTATATTGATGTAGACATTCCTAAAATAGCCAAAGATGAATTATTGGTAAAAATTTATAAAACTTCTATTTGTGGTAGCGATATCCCCGTTTATAATTACACGGGCTGGGCTCCGCAACGCATTCCTATTCCGTTTATATTCGGACATGAATTATGCGGAACCGTAGTGGAAGTGGGCGAAGCGGCACACGGATTTAAAAAAGGAGATTTTATCTCTATTGAGTCACACGTCTGGTGTGGCTATTGTGACCAATGTCGCAGTAATCACCGCGACGTATGTGCCAACAACAAAACTATCGGGCTGGACCGTCCCGGCGGTTTTGCCGAATATGCTGCCATTCCGGCCAGATGCGGGTGGAAACACAAAGACGATTCTTTAAAAGATATTGCTTCTATTATGGAACCGTTGGGCAATGCCGTATATGCCACGTTAGCCAATGATGTAGCAGGCAAGGTGGTGCTAATTACCGGTTTAGGAGCGCAAGGTTTATTCTCTGCCAATGTAGCCAAAGCCTGCGGTGCGGCTAAAGTAATCGGTACGGAAACTTCCGCTTTCCGCAAAAAATTAGCCGAGCAAATGGGAGTAGATGTGGTCATTGACCCCAGCGAATCCAATGCTTTGGAGAAAATCTTGAAGGCTTCCGGCGAAAACAGAGGGGTGGATATCGTGATTGAAATGTCTGGTCACCCTGCCGGCATTGATTTGGCTTTGCATGCCATTAAACCGGCCGGTCACTTTGTGGCTTTCGGTTTACCCGGTGCTCCGATTACTATTGATTATTCCAACTTAATCGTTTTCAAAGGAGTGCAGATACAAGGGTTGACGGGTCGTCAGATTTATGACAGCTGGACCACGATGGATGCCCTGCTTCGCAGCGGCAAAATTGATCCGCGCCCCGTCATTACTCATGAATTTGAAATGAAAGATTTTGAAAAGGCTTTCGCCGCTATGATGGACCCGGAAAGAAAATGCGGCAAAGTAATTATGATCCCGTAA
- the nth gene encoding endonuclease III: MLIKKTDLPLVLAELKKLYPKVIIPLKHKNAWELLMAVILSAQCTDERVNQITPHLFKAYPTAQDLAAADIKEVEKIIHSAGFYHSKALSLIESSKRICEVYGGEVPQSMAELLTLRGVARKTANVLLGDYFNKPEGVVVDTHVKRLSFRLGFTRQTDPVKIEQDLIKLIPKDKWQWIGIALILHGRSICPARKPNCEACSLKLYCPKNAVK, encoded by the coding sequence ATGCTGATTAAAAAAACAGATTTGCCTCTGGTGCTGGCCGAACTTAAAAAATTATATCCCAAAGTCATCATTCCGCTTAAGCATAAAAACGCATGGGAACTGCTGATGGCGGTGATATTATCAGCTCAATGCACGGATGAACGTGTTAATCAAATTACGCCACATTTATTCAAAGCCTATCCTACTGCGCAAGACTTAGCCGCGGCAGATATTAAGGAGGTAGAAAAAATTATTCACTCGGCCGGTTTTTATCATAGCAAGGCTTTGTCTTTGATAGAAAGTTCTAAGCGTATTTGTGAAGTGTACGGGGGGGAAGTGCCTCAAAGCATGGCAGAACTTCTGACCCTGCGCGGTGTGGCGCGCAAGACGGCAAATGTGCTCTTAGGCGATTATTTTAATAAACCAGAAGGCGTAGTGGTGGATACTCATGTAAAAAGACTTTCTTTTCGTTTGGGTTTTACGCGCCAAACCGATCCTGTTAAAATAGAGCAGGATTTAATCAAATTAATTCCCAAAGATAAATGGCAATGGATTGGAATTGCGCTTATTTTACATGGCAGAAGTATCTGTCCGGCTCGCAAACCTAATTGTGAGGCTTGTTCGTTGAAGTTGTACTGTCCCAAAAATGCAGTGAAGTAA
- a CDS encoding zinc ABC transporter substrate-binding protein encodes MKKGIYAFLLIVLLIVFGIWWFAVGEKTQLIVAPSHQKLKVVASGYVPYDLARQIGGDRIELSQLIAAGTEPHHFEPTPGDIIKVNHSDLFIYVSKELEPWTQDILKGMPSVSFVESGPLFEGEDPHVWMTPYGALSMSESILEALIRKDPKNKSYYKKNFKNFEEQIQSLHAAFKQGLSSCQSREMIHIGHLAFAALAKDYGLNLHALTGTSHQSEHSVRKLAGLIKLIKKNQVGAVFTEEMLSSDLANTVSLETGVQILPLYTVHAVSKEDFSQQKTYLEFMNQNLTNLQTGLRCQAL; translated from the coding sequence ATGAAGAAAGGAATATATGCTTTTTTATTAATTGTGCTACTGATTGTCTTCGGAATATGGTGGTTTGCTGTCGGAGAAAAAACGCAGCTCATCGTTGCACCAAGTCATCAAAAATTAAAAGTAGTAGCTTCCGGCTATGTGCCTTATGATTTAGCGCGCCAAATAGGAGGCGATAGGATAGAACTGTCCCAACTCATTGCTGCCGGTACGGAGCCGCATCATTTTGAGCCGACGCCGGGCGATATTATCAAAGTAAATCATAGCGATTTGTTTATCTATGTTTCCAAAGAGTTAGAGCCTTGGACACAAGATATTTTAAAAGGTATGCCGAGTGTGTCTTTTGTAGAGAGCGGTCCTTTGTTTGAAGGAGAAGATCCTCACGTATGGATGACACCGTACGGTGCTTTATCCATGTCTGAATCAATTTTGGAGGCTTTGATAAGAAAGGATCCCAAAAATAAATCTTATTACAAAAAGAATTTTAAGAATTTTGAAGAACAAATCCAATCTCTGCATGCTGCCTTTAAACAAGGTCTTTCCTCTTGCCAGAGTCGGGAGATGATACATATCGGCCATTTGGCTTTTGCTGCATTGGCAAAGGATTATGGCCTTAATTTACATGCTTTGACAGGCACTTCTCATCAAAGCGAACATTCTGTGCGTAAATTGGCCGGTTTAATCAAATTGATTAAAAAAAATCAAGTAGGGGCCGTTTTTACCGAAGAGATGCTTTCGTCGGATTTGGCAAATACCGTTTCTTTGGAAACGGGTGTACAAATTTTACCGCTTTATACCGTTCATGCTGTAAGTAAAGAAGATTTTTCTCAACAAAAAACATATTTGGAGTTCATGAATCAAAATTTAACAAATCTGCAAACGGGGTTAAGATGTCAAGCGTTATAG
- a CDS encoding DUF1957 domain-containing protein: MGQEKGYLALVLHAHLPFIKHPEYPDFLEEDWFYEAMVETYLPLLNVFENLTAEGVDFRLTMSVTPPLCNMMSDPLLISRFQHYLNQRLELSEKEIERTKGTEFEAVAHMYLDKFRRFKHLFENVYHCHVLEGFKKFQDMGKLEIITCGATHGYLPLMVHKESVNAQVKIAANDYRLRFGKSPRGIWLGECAYNPGDDKFLRDEGIRFYFMESHGVLHGTPRPKYGIYAPVYCPKTGVAAFARDMESAQQVWSAESGYPGDARYREFYRDLGYDLDYDYIKPYLHSDGVRRNIGMKYCKITGKVPLNQKAAYNPQEAREVAAQHAGNFMFNRQKQIEYLSTLMDRKPLVVSMYDAELYGHWWYEGIEFLEFLFKKIHYDQTDIKLITPMEYLEMYPTNQTVQPSMSSWGDKGYHDVWLNSGNDWIYRHLIKAAERMTEYANRFPNADGLLKRTLNQMARELVLMQSSDWAFLVTTGTAKEYSTKRTKDHIKRFNELYEQVKHNRIDEGYVYNLETRDSIFQQIDYNVYSSAAKDKVLNQYK, from the coding sequence ATGGGACAAGAAAAAGGTTATTTAGCACTTGTTTTACATGCTCATTTACCGTTTATCAAACATCCGGAATATCCTGACTTTTTGGAAGAAGACTGGTTTTATGAAGCGATGGTAGAAACATACCTTCCCTTGCTTAATGTGTTTGAAAACTTGACGGCCGAAGGGGTAGATTTCCGCTTAACAATGTCCGTCACGCCGCCTTTGTGCAATATGATGAGCGACCCGCTTTTAATCAGCCGTTTTCAACATTACTTAAACCAACGTTTAGAACTTTCTGAAAAAGAAATTGAACGCACTAAAGGAACCGAATTTGAAGCCGTCGCCCATATGTATTTGGACAAATTCCGCCGCTTCAAACACCTCTTTGAAAACGTGTACCATTGCCACGTATTGGAAGGTTTTAAAAAATTCCAAGATATGGGCAAATTGGAAATCATTACCTGTGGTGCTACACACGGATATTTGCCTTTGATGGTGCATAAAGAAAGCGTCAATGCCCAAGTAAAAATCGCCGCTAATGACTACCGCTTACGCTTTGGCAAAAGTCCTCGCGGTATTTGGTTGGGTGAATGTGCCTACAACCCCGGAGACGATAAATTCTTGCGCGATGAAGGCATTCGCTTTTACTTTATGGAATCACACGGTGTCTTGCATGGTACTCCGCGCCCGAAATACGGCATCTATGCCCCTGTATACTGCCCGAAAACCGGCGTGGCCGCCTTTGCGCGCGATATGGAGTCTGCCCAACAAGTATGGAGTGCTGAATCCGGCTATCCCGGTGATGCCCGCTATCGTGAATTTTACCGCGATTTAGGCTATGATTTGGACTATGATTATATCAAACCGTATTTGCATTCCGACGGCGTACGCCGCAATATCGGCATGAAATACTGCAAAATTACCGGCAAAGTACCTTTGAATCAAAAAGCCGCCTACAACCCGCAGGAAGCGCGTGAAGTGGCTGCTCAGCACGCCGGGAACTTTATGTTCAACCGCCAAAAACAAATTGAATATTTGTCCACGCTTATGGACCGCAAACCGCTGGTAGTATCTATGTATGACGCGGAACTGTACGGTCACTGGTGGTATGAAGGTATTGAATTTTTGGAATTTTTATTTAAGAAAATTCACTACGATCAAACTGACATTAAACTCATTACCCCGATGGAATATTTGGAAATGTACCCCACCAACCAAACGGTACAGCCTTCCATGTCTTCTTGGGGCGATAAGGGCTATCATGATGTATGGCTTAACTCCGGCAATGACTGGATTTACCGCCACCTCATCAAAGCCGCCGAACGCATGACCGAATATGCCAACCGCTTCCCCAATGCAGACGGTTTGCTTAAACGCACGTTAAATCAAATGGCGCGCGAATTGGTGCTTATGCAATCTTCGGACTGGGCGTTCTTGGTCACTACCGGTACGGCTAAAGAATATTCCACCAAACGTACTAAAGACCATATCAAACGCTTCAACGAACTTTACGAGCAAGTGAAACACAACCGCATTGATGAAGGATACGTCTATAACTTGGAAACCAGAGACTCTATCTTCCAGCAAATAGACTACAATGTCTATTCTTCTGCGGCCAAAGACAAAGTGCTCAATCAGTATAAATAA
- a CDS encoding glycine C-acetyltransferase, with translation MNEKFNFLDEEISNLKAENRLIKLHILESEQAPVATIDGKKVVNLTSNNYLSLTTHPKVKQAAIEAVEKYGIGTAAVRTIIGTMTMHEELERRLAAFKSTEAALLTQSGFTANTATCQCLMTSPEDVLISDELNHASIIDGGRLAKAKKKVYRHSDMAHLKEILESDEVKHARRKLLVTDGVFSMDGDVCNLPDIVELCDKHGVITMIDDAHASGVLGEHGHGTVEHFKMQGKVDIQIGTLSKAFAAVGGYVAGPQKLRDYMISTARPFLFSSSQPPSVIATCLAGLDVIENEPERLKKLWENTRYFKEALTKAGFDTGNSETPVTPVMVGDSAKAQELSRRLFDEGVFALAIVFPTVPRGKERLRTIVTAGHTKEDLEFAVEKFTKIGKEMGLIK, from the coding sequence ATGAACGAAAAATTTAATTTTTTGGACGAAGAAATTTCTAATTTAAAAGCAGAAAATCGGTTAATCAAACTACATATTTTAGAGTCGGAGCAGGCCCCCGTAGCCACGATTGACGGCAAAAAAGTGGTCAACTTAACCTCCAACAACTACCTCAGTTTAACCACGCATCCGAAAGTAAAACAAGCCGCCATCGAAGCAGTGGAAAAATACGGCATCGGTACGGCTGCCGTACGTACTATTATCGGTACGATGACGATGCATGAAGAATTGGAAAGACGCTTGGCCGCATTTAAATCAACGGAAGCGGCTTTACTTACCCAATCTGGTTTTACTGCTAATACGGCCACTTGCCAATGTTTGATGACCAGCCCGGAAGACGTGTTAATTTCTGATGAATTAAATCATGCTTCTATTATTGACGGCGGCCGCTTGGCAAAGGCTAAAAAGAAAGTCTACCGCCATAGCGACATGGCTCATTTAAAAGAAATTTTGGAAAGTGATGAGGTAAAGCATGCCCGTCGCAAACTGTTGGTGACGGACGGGGTGTTTAGCATGGACGGAGACGTTTGTAATTTGCCCGATATTGTGGAACTGTGTGATAAACACGGTGTAATTACCATGATTGACGATGCTCACGCTTCCGGCGTACTCGGAGAGCATGGACACGGAACAGTGGAACATTTTAAAATGCAGGGAAAAGTGGATATCCAAATCGGTACTTTGTCTAAAGCCTTTGCTGCCGTTGGCGGATATGTGGCGGGCCCGCAGAAATTACGTGATTATATGATTTCTACTGCTCGTCCGTTCTTATTTTCCAGCTCTCAGCCACCCTCTGTGATTGCCACTTGTCTGGCGGGATTAGACGTTATTGAAAACGAACCCGAACGTTTGAAAAAATTGTGGGAAAATACCCGTTATTTCAAAGAGGCTTTGACGAAAGCCGGCTTTGATACCGGAAATAGCGAAACACCGGTCACCCCCGTTATGGTAGGAGATAGTGCCAAAGCGCAGGAATTGAGCAGACGTTTGTTTGATGAAGGGGTCTTTGCTTTGGCTATCGTATTTCCGACTGTACCGCGCGGCAAAGAACGCTTGCGTACGATTGTGACGGCCGGACACACGAAAGAAGATCTGGAGTTTGCCGTTGAGAAATTTACCAAAATCGGCAAAGAAATGGGTCTGATTAAATAA
- a CDS encoding biotin--[acetyl-CoA-carboxylase] ligase codes for MQILRFDVLDSTNAYAKRNCSLLADQTVIIARQQTAGRGRLDRKWISQEGGLYFSLLLKPQKTDFLPNLTQLMALCVCESLRELGAESHLKWPNDVLVHSQKICGILSEALFSPKGFEGLVLGVGLNIAQQDLANVGQPATSLALQNIHTNEDALLQDILNRFFDKYEELLQCGFRFIRNEYLNFFPYVGKKVQIKNTAQNVIGAVQTISPEGKLVLQTPEGFIEISIGDMMV; via the coding sequence ATGCAAATTCTTCGTTTTGACGTGCTAGACTCTACCAATGCTTACGCAAAACGTAATTGTTCTTTGTTAGCCGACCAAACCGTCATTATCGCGCGGCAACAAACTGCCGGACGCGGACGTTTAGACCGTAAGTGGATTTCCCAAGAAGGCGGGCTGTATTTTTCACTCTTACTCAAGCCTCAAAAAACCGACTTTTTGCCCAATCTCACACAGCTGATGGCCCTATGCGTGTGCGAATCTTTGCGTGAGTTGGGGGCTGAAAGCCATTTGAAATGGCCCAACGACGTATTAGTCCATAGCCAGAAAATTTGCGGCATTTTAAGCGAGGCTCTTTTTAGTCCAAAAGGCTTTGAAGGATTGGTGCTTGGAGTAGGGCTAAATATCGCTCAGCAGGACTTGGCAAATGTCGGTCAACCTGCCACCTCACTGGCATTACAAAACATACACACAAACGAAGATGCTCTTTTACAAGATATATTAAACCGTTTCTTCGATAAATACGAAGAACTATTACAGTGCGGATTTAGATTTATACGCAATGAGTATTTAAACTTTTTTCCTTATGTGGGAAAAAAGGTACAAATCAAAAATACCGCGCAAAATGTAATAGGTGCGGTACAAACGATTTCCCCCGAGGGCAAATTGGTTTTACAAACCCCCGAAGGATTTATAGAAATATCAATAGGAGATATGATGGTATGA
- a CDS encoding sodium ion-translocating decarboxylase subunit beta, protein MDLMQAFSQIWQTTGLYMICWQQVVMIAVCCFLLWLGIKKQFEPLLLIPIAFGGLLANIPMLAGEEIAGPNGFLGIVFNFGINSGLFPLFIFMAVGAMTDFGPLIANPKMALLGGAAQFGIFATLIGAVALGYIYVGDKQLFAFGLKEAASIGIIGGADGPTSIYLTSRLAPHLLGSIAVAAYSYMALVPVIQPPIMKLLTTPEERKIRMTQQRPVSKREKILFPLAILLLCAFLLPSAAPLIGALTFGNLIKESGVAERLSKTLQNEFCNIVTILLGLSVGSKLQYDHFLVTETLGILLLGIIAFSAATASGVLLAKLMNCFSKTKINPLIGSAGVSAVPMAARVSNKVGLEYDKNNYLLMHAMGPNVAGVIGSAVAAGILLALLGK, encoded by the coding sequence ATGGATTTAATGCAAGCATTTTCTCAAATCTGGCAAACCACCGGTCTTTACATGATTTGCTGGCAACAAGTCGTCATGATTGCCGTGTGTTGTTTCCTCTTATGGTTGGGTATTAAAAAGCAGTTTGAACCGCTTTTGTTAATTCCCATCGCTTTCGGTGGCCTGTTGGCCAACATCCCCATGCTCGCCGGCGAAGAAATCGCCGGCCCGAACGGGTTCTTGGGCATTGTGTTTAACTTTGGTATCAATTCCGGCTTGTTCCCGTTGTTTATCTTTATGGCAGTGGGCGCGATGACGGACTTTGGTCCTTTGATTGCCAACCCGAAAATGGCCCTCTTGGGCGGTGCGGCTCAGTTTGGTATCTTTGCCACCCTCATCGGTGCTGTAGCCTTAGGGTATATTTATGTTGGCGACAAACAACTCTTTGCCTTTGGTCTAAAAGAAGCAGCCTCTATTGGTATCATCGGCGGTGCTGACGGCCCGACGTCTATTTACCTTACCTCACGTCTGGCACCTCATTTGCTGGGATCTATCGCGGTAGCGGCCTATTCTTACATGGCTTTGGTGCCGGTCATTCAACCGCCCATCATGAAACTTTTGACCACTCCGGAAGAACGCAAAATCCGCATGACGCAACAGCGCCCTGTGTCCAAACGCGAAAAAATCCTTTTCCCGTTGGCAATTTTGCTCTTGTGCGCTTTCTTATTGCCTTCTGCCGCTCCGTTAATCGGTGCGTTGACATTTGGCAATTTAATCAAAGAATCCGGCGTAGCGGAAAGACTTTCCAAAACCTTGCAAAACGAGTTCTGCAATATCGTGACGATTTTGCTCGGTTTGTCTGTAGGTTCCAAACTCCAATACGACCATTTCTTAGTCACGGAAACTTTGGGTATTTTGTTGCTCGGTATCATCGCCTTCTCTGCAGCCACCGCTTCCGGCGTGTTGTTGGCCAAACTGATGAACTGCTTCAGCAAAACAAAAATCAACCCGCTTATCGGTTCTGCCGGTGTTTCTGCCGTACCGATGGCGGCCCGCGTTTCCAACAAAGTCGGTTTGGAATATGACAAAAACAATTATCTGTTGATGCACGCCATGGGTCCGAACGTGGCCGGTGTAATCGGCAGTGCCGTAGCGGCCGGTATATTGTTGGCTTTGCTAGGCAAATAA
- a CDS encoding metal ABC transporter ATP-binding protein produces the protein MSSVIEIKDLSFRYSHAWVLENISADIQSGDYVGIIGPNGGGKTTLLKLILGLEKGKGKIKLFGTEIERFSDWKKVGYLAQKSPIAQARFPISVEEVVLMGLCYDGKHKEATADNLKQVYQALSMTHTLDLAKRIFGHLSIGQQQRVLLARALVSKPKLLILDEPSAALDVDSRDLFFGLLGELNQNYHVTILLITHDTSEVGKYISKFMYIDKELVFLGDKEQFCQSQKVAERLGRFAQHTIDHLHNQGHCPLGCDCAHSQEPAHHQAQHGAEALHVK, from the coding sequence ATGTCAAGCGTTATAGAAATCAAAGATTTGTCCTTTCGCTATAGCCATGCTTGGGTGTTGGAAAATATTTCGGCCGATATTCAATCCGGTGATTATGTAGGTATTATCGGTCCCAACGGAGGCGGAAAAACCACCCTGCTGAAATTAATTTTAGGATTAGAAAAAGGGAAAGGCAAGATAAAACTTTTTGGTACGGAAATAGAACGATTTTCCGATTGGAAAAAAGTGGGATATTTGGCGCAAAAAAGCCCCATAGCGCAGGCGCGTTTCCCTATTTCAGTAGAAGAAGTGGTGCTGATGGGATTATGTTATGACGGAAAACATAAAGAGGCTACCGCCGATAATTTAAAGCAGGTTTATCAGGCATTGTCTATGACACATACGCTTGATTTGGCAAAGCGGATTTTTGGTCATTTATCCATTGGCCAACAGCAACGGGTTTTGTTGGCACGTGCTTTGGTTAGTAAACCGAAACTTTTGATTTTAGATGAACCTTCTGCCGCTTTAGATGTAGATAGTCGGGATTTATTTTTTGGATTATTGGGTGAGTTAAATCAAAATTATCATGTCACTATTTTGCTTATTACCCATGATACCAGTGAAGTAGGAAAATATATCTCTAAGTTTATGTACATAGATAAAGAATTGGTCTTTTTAGGAGATAAAGAGCAATTTTGCCAATCTCAAAAAGTGGCCGAAAGACTGGGCCGCTTTGCTCAGCATACCATTGACCATTTGCACAATCAGGGGCATTGTCCGTTGGGGTGCGACTGTGCCCACTCGCAGGAGCCGGCACATCATCAAGCCCAACACGGGGCGGAGGCTTTGCATGTTAAGTGA
- a CDS encoding DUF4912 domain-containing protein, which yields MEKNLSSAAFHQVRPTVPEELGDIPSGYGTTESYLLPKDPSWLFLFWEITHETFDYVRAQYGHQVIDQSRAVIRLHDVTGVEYFDGTNSRAYYDMNVIFEAGSWYIHAPQPGHSYIADLGYITAQGQFILLTRSNQMTLPPGKVSDLVDDRWMCVEGDFIKLLQLSGADRIGIGASELMQVIDQRWRLTELAGAGNAPSSAMSSWSSFALHTVPAAVQTEEDEDIWLQADCEIIVYGSASPNAFVTINGKEIQLQNGKFSLRQALPAGAVLDLPIKASNKAGTKTRQVHIKAAREQGK from the coding sequence ATGGAGAAAAATTTATCTTCTGCTGCATTTCATCAAGTGCGGCCCACCGTACCGGAAGAATTGGGTGATATCCCGAGCGGATACGGTACTACGGAAAGTTATTTATTACCGAAGGATCCTTCTTGGTTGTTTTTGTTCTGGGAAATTACGCACGAAACTTTTGATTATGTGCGCGCTCAATACGGGCATCAAGTAATTGACCAATCTCGCGCCGTTATCCGTTTGCACGATGTCACCGGAGTGGAATATTTTGATGGCACCAACTCCCGCGCTTATTATGACATGAACGTTATTTTTGAAGCCGGCAGTTGGTATATTCATGCCCCTCAGCCGGGACATAGTTATATCGCTGATTTAGGTTATATCACTGCGCAAGGGCAATTTATTTTACTTACTCGCAGCAACCAAATGACCTTGCCTCCGGGCAAAGTGTCTGACTTGGTAGATGACAGATGGATGTGTGTGGAAGGCGATTTTATTAAGTTGTTGCAACTTTCCGGTGCAGACCGCATTGGCATCGGTGCCAGCGAACTTATGCAAGTAATTGACCAACGCTGGAGATTGACCGAACTGGCCGGAGCCGGTAATGCACCTTCTTCTGCTATGAGTTCTTGGTCTTCTTTTGCTTTGCATACCGTTCCGGCTGCCGTACAGACCGAAGAAGATGAAGATATTTGGTTGCAGGCCGATTGCGAAATTATCGTATACGGTTCTGCTTCTCCGAATGCCTTTGTCACTATCAACGGAAAAGAAATCCAATTACAAAACGGCAAATTCTCTTTGCGTCAGGCCTTGCCTGCCGGCGCAGTGTTGGATTTGCCCATCAAGGCTTCTAACAAAGCCGGTACCAAAACGCGTCAAGTACATATCAAAGCCGCGCGCGAACAGGGGAAATAA
- a CDS encoding OadG family protein: MNAENLMMSSVYITIIGTLTVFVFLFVMIWIMNGMSLLVKVMEKYFPQQVPQQKAAASADNALVAIAIAAAKRFQGK; the protein is encoded by the coding sequence ATGAACGCAGAAAATCTAATGATGTCAAGCGTATACATCACTATTATCGGGACGCTCACCGTGTTCGTATTCCTGTTTGTAATGATATGGATTATGAACGGCATGAGTCTGCTGGTAAAAGTGATGGAAAAATATTTCCCGCAGCAAGTGCCCCAACAAAAGGCGGCCGCCAGTGCGGATAACGCCTTAGTGGCCATTGCCATTGCGGCGGCGAAGAGATTTCAAGGTAAATAA
- a CDS encoding metal ABC transporter permease → MLSEFISYGFVQRGLLAGSLVAVVCAILGVFLVLKRLSLIGDGLSHVCLTGVALGLLTQNNPLYMSIPVVLLSSLGIVKIMDKVKVYGDAAIGIVSAVGLAVGVMITAQAGGFNADLFGFLFGSILTVGKTEVFLCAVLLVLLLLFLLFFYRDLIAACFDESFAHTRGICVKHLNMVLILFTSVAVVLAFKVVGIFLISALIILPPVSALMLARTFKQVLICSVGVALLSVWSGVYLSFVFNIPSGATIILINLFFLVLSFIYSKLTAIFGKAGEQNAD, encoded by the coding sequence ATGTTAAGTGAGTTTATTAGTTATGGCTTTGTACAACGCGGGCTTTTGGCCGGCTCCTTGGTGGCGGTGGTATGTGCAATACTAGGGGTGTTTTTAGTATTGAAAAGACTCTCTTTAATCGGTGATGGTCTGAGCCATGTCTGCCTGACGGGAGTGGCATTGGGTCTTTTGACGCAAAACAATCCTTTATATATGTCTATACCGGTGGTTTTGTTGTCTTCTTTGGGCATTGTAAAGATTATGGATAAGGTTAAAGTGTATGGTGATGCGGCTATCGGTATTGTCAGCGCGGTTGGGTTGGCGGTGGGAGTGATGATTACTGCGCAGGCCGGTGGATTTAATGCTGATTTATTTGGTTTTTTATTCGGCAGTATTTTAACGGTTGGTAAGACGGAAGTTTTTTTATGTGCGGTGCTGCTGGTATTGTTGTTATTATTCTTATTGTTTTTTTATCGGGATTTGATTGCCGCCTGTTTTGATGAATCTTTCGCTCACACACGAGGCATTTGCGTTAAACATTTAAATATGGTGCTGATTTTATTCACCTCCGTAGCGGTGGTGTTGGCCTTTAAAGTGGTAGGGATATTTTTGATTTCTGCATTGATTATTTTGCCGCCTGTTTCTGCATTAATGTTGGCCAGAACCTTTAAGCAAGTGTTGATATGCTCGGTGGGGGTGGCTTTGTTAAGCGTGTGGAGTGGAGTATATTTGTCTTTTGTTTTTAATATTCCGTCAGGTGCTACCATTATTTTGATAAATTTATTCTTTTTGGTGTTAAGTTTTATATATTCCAAATTAACAGCGATATTTGGAAAAGCGGGAGAACAAAATGCTGATTAA